The nucleotide window TTGCGCGCGCCCAGTCGGCCATCGGCCTCGACCCGGTATTTCGGCACAAGGAACAGCGAGATGCCTTTGGCGCCGGCGGGCGCATCCGGCAGCTTTGCCAGCACCAGGTGGATGATGTTCTCGGTCAGGTCCTGCTCGCCGCCGGTGATGAAAATCTTGCTGCCGCTGATGCGATAGCTGCCGTCGGCCTGGGGTACGGCGCGGCTGCGGATCAGCCCCAGGTCGGTGCCGGCGTGAGGCTCGGTCAGGCACATGGTGCCGGCCCAGCGGCCTTCGTACAGAGGCGGCAAGTAAGTTGCCTTGAGCGTTTCGCTGGCGTGGGCATCGATTGCCAGGCAACTGCCGGCGCTCAACGCCGAATACAGGCTGAAGCTGCAGTCGGCGGCGTAGAGCATTTCTTCGAACAGCACCCCTAGCATTTTCGGCATGCCCATGCCGCCAAATGCCGGGTTGCCGCCCAGGCCGACCCAGCCGCCTTCGCGGTAGGTCTGCCAGGCTTCGCGAAAACCGTCTGGCGTGGTGACCTGGCCGGCGTCGAAGCGCACACCTTGCTCGTCGCCGTTACGGCTGAGCGGGGCGATCAGCTGGCCAGTCACTTTGGCTGCTTCTTCCAGGATCGCGTCGGCGGTGTCGGCATCGATGCGCTCGGCCAGGGCGGGCAGGCGGGCCCACAGGGCCGGGGCGTTGAACACGTCATGCAGGACGAAGCGCATGTCGCGCAGGGGGGCGGTATAGGTTGTCATCGTGTGCTCTTGGAAGAGTGAGAGTGGCTGGGCGGGCCTCATCGCTGGCAAGCTAGCTCCCACAGGTACTTCACAGGGCTTGAGGCTTGCTGGGTCCCTGTGGGAGCTGGCTTGCCCGCGATGAGGCCGTTACGGCTTCAGAGGGCTTTGGCCCGGTCGCGCAGGACGTACTTCTGGATCTTGCCGGTGGAGGTCTTGGGCAACTCGCCAAACACCACGGTCTTCGGCACCTTGAAACCGGCCAGGTGCTCGCGGCACCAGCCGGTGATGTCGGCTTCGCGGGTGTCCTCCCGGCCTGGCTTCAGGGCAATGAACGCGCACGGGGTTTCTCCCCACTTTTCATCCGGGCGCGCCACCACGGCGGCTTCAAGCACTGCCGGGTGTTTGTACAGGGCGTCCTCGACTTCAATGGTGGAGATGTTCTCGCCACCGGAAATGATGATGTCCTTGAGGCGGTCCTTGATCTCGACATAGCCGTCGGCATGCCACACGGCCAGGTCACCGGTGTGGAACCAGCCGCCGCGGAACGCTTCGGCGGTGGCTTCGGGGTTTTTCAGGTAGCCCTTCATCACGGTGTTGCCGCGCATGAAGATCTCGCCCAGCGTGTTGCCATCGCGTGCCACCGGCTCCAGTGTCTGCGGGTCGGCCACCATCAACCCGTCCAGGGTCGGGTAGCGCACGCCCTGACGTGACTTGATTCGCGCACGCTCTTCCAGCGACAGTTCGTTCCACTCGTCATGCCAGGCACACACGGTCACCGGGCCATAGACTTCGGTCAGGCCGTAGGTGTGGGTGACGTGGATGCCCATCTCTTCCACGGCGCCAATGACCTTGGCCGGTGGTGCGGCGCCGGCGACCATGGCCTGTACCGGGTGCTCGATGGCGGCTTTGGCGGCCTCGGGCATGTTGACCAGGGCGTTGAGCACAATCGGGGCGCCGCACAGGTGGGTGACCCGGTGTTCGCGGATCAGGTTCAGGATCTTCTGCGGGTCGACCCGGCGCAGGAACACGTGCGTGCCGGCCAGGGCGGTGATGGTCCAGGGGTAGCACCAGCCGTTGCAGTGGAACATGGGCAATGTCCACAGGTACACCGGGCGGTGGCCCATGGCCCAGGTCATCTGGTTGCCCAGCGCGTTAAGGTAGGCGCCGCGGTGGTGGTAGACCACGCCCTTGGGGTTGCCGGTGGTGCCGGAGGTGTAGTTGAGCGAAATGGCCTGCCACTCGTCATCCGGCCATTCCCAGGCAAATTCCGGGTCGCCTTCGGCGAGCAGGGCTTCATAGTCCAGCGCGCTGACCG belongs to Pseudomonas putida NBRC 14164 and includes:
- a CDS encoding acyl-CoA synthetase; this encodes MSIYAQGLMPAAVNHVALTPLSFIERTAAVYGNYPAVIHGAIRRNWQETYQRCRRLASALAGRGIGRGDTVAVMLPNTPAMLEAHFGVPMTGAVLNTLNVRLDAEAIAFMLQHGEAKVLITDREFHAVIEAALALLEHPPLVVDVDDPEYGEGRAVSALDYEALLAEGDPEFAWEWPDDEWQAISLNYTSGTTGNPKGVVYHHRGAYLNALGNQMTWAMGHRPVYLWTLPMFHCNGWCYPWTITALAGTHVFLRRVDPQKILNLIREHRVTHLCGAPIVLNALVNMPEAAKAAIEHPVQAMVAGAAPPAKVIGAVEEMGIHVTHTYGLTEVYGPVTVCAWHDEWNELSLEERARIKSRQGVRYPTLDGLMVADPQTLEPVARDGNTLGEIFMRGNTVMKGYLKNPEATAEAFRGGWFHTGDLAVWHADGYVEIKDRLKDIIISGGENISTIEVEDALYKHPAVLEAAVVARPDEKWGETPCAFIALKPGREDTREADITGWCREHLAGFKVPKTVVFGELPKTSTGKIQKYVLRDRAKAL